The DNA window GGCAATTTATGCGCAAAGAGCTCGCCAAATACGCCGATGAGATCGTGCAAGATCGCCTCGGCAGCATTTTCGGCGTCAAGCGCGGCGACGAGACAGGCCCAACGGTGATGGTCGCCGGCCATATGGATGAGGTCGGGTTTATGGTCACAGCGATTACCGAGCACGGCATGATTCGCTTTCAAACGCTCGGCGGCTGGTGGAATCAAGTGCTGCTCGCCCAGCGCGTGCAAATTATCACGAACGACGGGCCGGTCGTCGGCGTCATCGGCTCGATTCCGCCGCATTTGCTCGATGAGGAGCAGCGAAATAAACCGATGGAAATCAAACATATGCTCATCGACATCGGCGCGGAAAGCCGTGAGGACGCCGAGCGGATCGGCATTCGCCCGGGTCAGCCGATCGTGCCGGTCAGCCCGTTCACGGTGCTGGCGAACGGGAAAACGGTGATGGCGAAAGCGTGGGACAATCGGTTCGGCTGCGGGCTCGCCATCGAGCTGTTAAAAGAGCTGAAAGACGAAGCCGTGCCGAACGTGTTGTATGCCGGAGCGACGGTGCAAGAGGAAGTCGGGCTGCGCGGGGCGCAGACGGCGGCAACGATGATCAACCCGGACATCTTCTTCGCCCTTGAGGCGAGCCCGGCGAACGACATGTCTGGCGACAAACAGGCGTTTGGCCAGATCGGCAAAGGAGCGCTCGTCCGTTTGTACGACCGGACGATGGTGACGCACCGCGGCATGCGCGAGTTCGTGCTCGATACAGCGGAGGCGCTTGATGTCCCGTATCAGTTTTTCATTTCTCCGGGCGGAGGAACGGACGCCGGGCGGGTTCATATCGCGAACCGCGGCGTGCCGTCGGCGGTCATCGGCCTTTGCGCCCGCTATATTCATACGCATGCGGCGATCATTCACGTCGATGATTATGCGGCGGCGAAAGCGCTCATCGTTGAGCTCGTCAAACGGTGCGACCGGGCGACGGTCGAAGCGATCCGCGCCAACAGCTAAACAAAAAACGAATGGCGGCAAAGAGGCAAAACGATAGGAAAAGCTAAATAAGATAAGGGGGAGAAGCGTCGGCTTCTCCTTTTCCATGCCAAGGAGGGCGAACCATGAAGACGATGGCAGTCGGAACAAAAAACGAAGCGAAAATCGCCGCCGTCCGCGCGGTGTTCGGGGAGACGGACTATCGCATCGTTCCGCTTGAGGTGCCCTCAGGCGTCTCCGCTCAGCCGCTTTCGGACGAAGAAACGCGTCTTGGCGCGATCGAGCGCGCCAAGCGGACGCTTGAAGCGGCAGAGGCGGACATCGGCATCGGTCTTGAGGGCGGCGTTATGAACATAGACGGGCAATGGTGGCTTTGCAACTGGGGAGCGCTCGTTGACCGAAACGGCATCACGGTTGCTGCCGGCGGCGCGCGCCTCGCCTTGCCGCCGGAGATCGGCGCCGGGCTTGAGGCGGGGCGTGAGCTCGGCGAACTGATGGAGGAGTATACAGGGCGGCGGAACATCCGCACAAAGGAAGGGGCGGTCGGCGTATTTACGAACGGACGCATCGACCGCGCGGCGATGTTTTCCCACATCGTTCAACTGTTGGCCGGCCAATACGAATTTTTTTGTCAAAACGGGCCGTTCACGGTATGATGGAATGGGGAGCGGCCCAGAAGCGACAAGGCAAGGGGGAAAGAGATGAACAGCCGGCAAATGTATGAAATGATCAAGGAACGTCTCAAAACCCATCCGCACTGGACGTTCCACTTTGATGCCAAACAAGACACGATGCGCATCGAAGACCGCCGCACGAAAAAAGGGGTGACGATCTCGCTTCCCGGCGTGATCGCCAAGTGGCACGAACAAAAAGACGAAGCGGTGCGCGAAATCATTTATTACGTAGAAGAAACGCTGAAAACGATGGAAGAAACGGCAACGCTTTCCGGAAACGAGCGGAACATTTATCCCGTCATTCGGTCGACGTCGTTTCCGACCGAAACGAAAGAAGGCGTTCCGCTTTTGCATGATGATCATACGGCGGAAACGCGCATTTACTACGCGCTTGATCTAGGCAAAACGTATCGCCTGATCGACGAACAAATGATGGAAAAGGAAGCATGGAACCGTGAGCGGGTGAAGGAAATCGCCCGCTTTAACGTCCGTTCGCTGCCGGCGCCGGTGAAAGAAGACCGCGTCGCCGACAACGTGTTTTATTTTGTCAACACGAACGACGGCTATGATGCGAGCCGGATCCTAAACGATGCGTTTTTGGCCGAGATGCACACGCGCATCGAAGGAACGATGGCGTTGGCCGTTCCGCATCAAGATGTGCTCATTATTGCCGATTTGCGCAATGAGATCGGCTACGATGTGCTCGCGCAAATGACGATGAGCTTTTTTGCCGGCGGTCGCGTGCCGATCACGGCGCTGTCCTTTTTATACGAAAACGGCAAACTCGAACCGATTTTCATTTTAGGAAAAAAACGGAGAACGTAAGGCATAAGGAGGAGTCAAGCAATGAACGTGTTCTACAACCGCGAAGGGATCGGTGATGTGTTGCTCGTATCGCTAAAGCCAGCGGCTGACGAGGAGCGGGCGTTTACGAAACAAGGCGATGTCGTCCGCATCGTTTCTGAACGCACCGGCGAGACGGTCGGCTATAACATTTTTTCCGCTTCTTCCTACTATCCATTTTCTGGAAGTGGACCGCTTGACGTCAACGACGAGCTTGTTGGCATCATCAATGATATTTTGGCGAAAAACAGCTGTGACGAACGGATTGAAGCGGACTTGTCGCCGAAATTTGTCGTCGGATATGTGAAGGAAAAAGCGAAGCATCCGAACGCTGATAAGTTGAGCGTCTGCCAAGTCGATGTCGGCGATGAGGTGCTGCAAATCGTCTGCGGGGCGCCGAACGTCGCTGAAGGGCAAAAAGTCGTCGTCGCGAAAATCGGCGCGGTCATGCCAAGCGGCCTTGTCATTCAAGAAAGTGAACTGCGCGGCGTCCGGTCATCCGGCATGATTTGCTCGGCGCGCGAACTCGGGCTGCCGAACGCCCCGCAGGAAAAAGGGATTCTTGTGCTCTCCGATGAGTATGAGGTGGGGCAACCGTTCACGTTTTAACGGGGCAATAGGCAAGAGCCGGACGATATTCAGCCTGAACGTCACTGGCATAGACTCCAGTGGCGTTTTTTCCGACACCGAATGAATAGAAAGAGTGGAACGACCAATGAAATTTTGGAAACGATGGCTCCGTTTTTTAACGGATGAGGAGGAACACGAACAACCGGCCGGTGGAAAACGAATGGATCACAGGACGGAACGCGCCGAGGCGAAAGTCGTGTACCAGTATCCGCAAGGCCGCTTCCGCTTTCCGCTCATTCCGGACGATCATTCCCCACGGGCCGAGGAGACGCTGAGGCGAATGGCCGGCGAAGAAAGCAAGGTGAAGGCCCCGCGCCGCCCAATCGCCGATCCGGTGAGAGAATCGGCGGAAAAAAAGCCGTTCCGCCCGTCCGATGTGCCGTCTCCTGTGTTTGGATATGATAAGAATCGTAATGAATGGCGGCAACGGCTGACGGAACAAGGAACGATCGCCGCTGTGAGGATCGCAGACAAGGCGAGCCACCGTCCCGGGATGCCGACCGTCAATGAGCAAGCTGGAAACTTGTCAAGCGATCAAGCGCTTTTGTCTCGCCCTTCTCATTTAGCCGAAGCCGCCGCGCCGCAGGGGACGTTGCAAAGAGTTGGACGAAGCGGCGAGGAGGGAGCGGCGGCCGGCCGGCCGACGGAAAAAGAGAAGAACGCCAAAGCTGACGCGGCCGTACATATCGCCACATCGGACGCAGAACAACGGATAAATGAAGCGACCGGAAAAGACGTTCTTGGCGAAGCGCCATTTACCGAGACGGTGGCAGAAGCGAAAGAGCGTCCAGCCGAGCTTGTCAAGGAAGAAGCGATCCTTGGCGAACCGGCATTCACTGGGACAGCAGCGGAAACAGAAGAGCAGGTAGAAGGAGGCACTCCGGCAAAGGATGGCGTTTCTGAAGCGAATGCAGCATTGACGCGGCCGGCAGTAAAAGAAACAGAACAGACAGATGGGCTTATCTGGGAGGAAGAGGGCGTCTCTGATGCGAGGTCCGCGGCGGCGATGACGATGGTTGAACCGGCGGCCGCGGAAATGAAAGACGAACAAGCACATGTGCCGCCTGGCGAAGTGGCAACCGCGGCGGAACCGGAAGGCAGCTTCCATGAAGGCGGAGATATACGGTCAGCCGCGCGAACGGAGGAAAATAGATTAAGCCAGCCGGATCACGGCGGTGACGAACAACAAAAGGAAACGATGAAGCTGTCGGCGGAGAGCGATAACGGAAATGCAAGGGCTGTTTCCCAAGAAGGAGAGGAGGGGCCGCTTCGCCTCCCATTGCCGCCTGGCGAAACCAAGCGGCCCATCGACCGCCACCGCCCGGAACGAGCGCGCGTTCCGTACAACGTGATGATGCTAAAGCAAGACCGGCGCAAGCTCGAAGAAAAAGCGGCCCGCCGCCCGGGCGGTTATTCGCTGCCGCCGCTGTCGCTCCTTACGCCGCCGGGGGAGGCGGCGGCCTGCGATGAGCAATGGATTCGTGAACAATGCGCCCGTTTGGACCGGACGTTTGAGAGCTTCCATATCGGCGCGAAAGTGGTTCATGCGACACAAGGGCCGACAGTGACGCAGTTTGAAGTGCAGCCCGATCTAGGGGTAAAAGTGAGCAAAATTACGAGCTTAACGGATGACATCAAGCTGAGCTTGGCGGCAAGAGATATTCGGATCGAAGCGCCCATTCCGGGAAAACGGACGATCGGCATCGAAGTGCCGAACCCGTCAAGCCGGCCGGTGCAGCTGCGGGAGATTTTGGAGAGCCGCGCGTTTCGCGAGCGCCGTTCTCCGCTCACGGTCGCGCTCGGGCTCGATATTAGCGGGGCGCCGATCGTGACGGACATCCAAAAAATGCCTCATGGACTCATCGCCGGAGCGACCGGGTCGGGCAAAAGCGTATGCATGAATGCCATGCTTGTCAGCATGCTGTATAAAGCTGCCCCGCACGAAGTGAAGTGGCTGCTCATCGACCCGAAAATGGTCGAACTGGCCCCGTACAACGGGTTGCCGCATTTGCTCAGCCCGGTCATTACAGAGGCAAAAGCGGCCGCTGGAGCGCTCAAATGGGCGGTCGGCGAAATGGAGCGGCGGTACGAGCTGTTTGTTCATGCCGGGGTGCGCGATATCGAGAAGTATAACGCTTCGCTCCACGCCCAAGGGGACAGCGAACCGCTCCTTCCGTACATCGTCATTGTCATTGATGAGCTGGCCGATTTGATGATGGCCGCTCCGGCCGATGTCGAAGAATCGATTTGCCGGTTGGCGCAAAAGGCACGGGCGTGCGGCATTCACTTATTGATCGCCACACAGCGGCCCTCGGTCGATGTCATCACTGGTTTGATCAAGGCGAACATTCCGACGCGCATCGCCTTTTCCGTCTCTTCCCAAATCGATTCGCGCACGATTTTAGATGCGAATGGGGCCGAGCGGCTGCTTGGCCGCGGCGATATGCTCTTTTTGGAAAACGGATCGGCCAAGCCGGTGCGGCTGCAAGGATGCTTCATCTCCGATGAGGAAATGGAACGGGTGACGGCGTATGTGAAAGCGCAGCAAGAGCCTTCCTACTTGTTCAGCCCGGACGAGTTCCGGCAGACAGCGGCGTTCGGCGAGGAAGATGACGAATTATTCGATGAAGCGTGCCGGTTTGTCATCGCGCAAGGCGGGGCATCGACATCGAGTTTGCAGCGCCATTTCCGCATCGGCTACAACCGTGCCGCCCGCCTCATCGAGATGATGGAAGAGCAAGGGCTGATTTCTGAAGCGCGCGGCAGCAAACCGCGCGACGTGTTAATGAGCGAGGAAGAGTGGGCGCGTTGGCGCGAGCGGGGTGCATTGCAGGCGGACGGTTTTTCCCCTTCCGAACGGTAGTGTTTTGCTGCCGGGCGTGCTATAATGGGGAAATGAGACAGCCGGTACAGCAAAATGAAATAAATGGCAAAACTAGATGAATATCATATACTGTCTTACAGAGAGACGATGGTTGGAGGGCTTAGCGATGACAGTTTACCATTTTGTTGGCATTAAAGGCACAGGGATGGGTGCGCTCGCGCAAGTGCTTCACGATCTCGGCTATACAGTGCAAGGATCGGACGTAGAAAAATGGTTTTTTACGCAAAAGGCGCTTGAGGAGCGGGGAATCCCGGTATTGCCTTTTTCAAAAGACAATATTCGCCCGGGTTATACCGTCATTGCCGGCAATGCTTTTCCAGACACGCACGAGGAAATCGAAGCGGCCCGTCAGCTCGGCGTTCCTGTCATTCGGTACCATCGCTTTTTAGGGGAGTTGGCAGGCAAGTTTACGAGCATAGCAGTGACCGGCTCGCACGGGAAGACGACGACGACGGGACTGCTTGCCCATGTGATGCAAGGGGCGCATCCAACGTCGTATTTAATCGGAGATGGAACGGGAAAAGGGGAGCCGGGGAGCAAATATTTCGTATTTGAGGCATGTGAATATCGAAGACATTTCCTTTCGTATTTTCCAGATTATGCAATCATGACGAACATTGACTTCGACCACCCGGACTATTTCGCCAATATTGATGACGTCTTTTCTGCTTTCCAGCAGATGGCGGAGCAGGTGAACAAAGCGATTGTCGCTTGCGGGGATGATCCGTATTTGCAAAAGATTCAAGCAAAAGTGCCGATTTTGTTTTACGGGCTTGGCGAAGAAAACGATTTTCAAGCGCGCAACATCGTGAAAACGACAGAAGGGACGGCGTTTGACGTATTTGTGCGCAGCACGTTTTTTGCCTCGTTTACCATTCCGCGCTTTGGCACCCATAACGTGCTGAATGCGCTCGCAGTCATCGCCCTTTGCCATTACGAAGGGATTGACGCCGGCACGATCGCTGCGCGGCTGCAAACGTTCCAAGGGGTGAAGCGCCGCTTCAGCGAAAAAACGGTCGGACGCCAAGTGTTAATTGACGATTATGCGCATCATCCACGCGAAATTATGGCGACATTAGAAGCGGCTAGACAAAAATACCCGGGGCGCGAAGTCGTCGCCATCTTCCAGCCGCACACGTATACGCGGACGCAGACGTTTTTGCGCGAGTTTGCCGAAAGCTTGCAACAGGCAGACTACGTTTATTTGTGCGACATTTTCGGCTCGGCGCGCGAACATCATGGCAAGCTGTCCATTCGTGACTTGCAGGCGCAAATCCCGCGCTCGCAGCTGCTTGAGGAGCAAAACGTGTCCGTGTTGAAGCAGCATCGCGATGCGGTGCTTGTGTTTATGGGCGCCGGCGACATTCAAAAGTTTCAACAAGCATACGAACGGGCCGTTCTTTCCGCCTGACGGCCGACGGAAACGGGCCGGACGGCCCGTTTTTTAATCTTTTCCGCTAGGAAGACTCTCACTCGTGGACAAGAGAAAGGGAAGGGACGAATTCGGTTTTGCCCGAGGGGGATGGCCGGAATCCTCCGCCCCCGCCGGTCGATTGGGAAAGATCGGGCGTGAGGCAGGAAACAAAAGGCGGGATGTCGAAGTTTGAAAACGGGACAGAACGGGTACAAAGAGGACGAAACGGTCCGACAGGCAAGGGGGGGAATGAGGTGGAATGGCTTTTGTATGCGAGCGCCGCGCTCATCGCTGCCGCTTTTTTGCTTCTTTCGGTTTACATAGCGAGAACGCTCATTGTTTTGCAGGAGACGCTGCGCCGGCTGGCCGCGGCGGTCAGCCATGCCGATGAACAAGTGCAAACGGTTGCGAAGGAAGTGACCCAGCTTCTTCATACGGCCAACAGCATTGCCGGCGATGTGCAAAACAAGGCGGAAAAGTTAAACCATGCGGTCGAGGCGGTGAATGAAATCGGCGGCACTGTCCGGTCGCTGAACCGCGCGCTTCGGCAGACGGCAGCGGCGCTGTCGGCGAGAGCGGGTCAAGGGCAAGAAAAGTGGGCGAAAGCGCTGCGCTGGGCAAATGTTTTGCTTGATATATGGGAAAAATGGAGAGAAAGAGAACAACTGCGGGAAAAGGAGGGTATGCCAAATGGCGAAAAATAACGGTGGATTTTTGCTTGGAGCGCTTGTCGGCGGCATCGCCGGCGCGGCTGCTGCGATGTTTTTGACGAGCGAAAAAGGGAGGAAGTGGCTGAACGAGTGGAACAATAACGAAACATGGGAGCCGGTGAAAACGACCGCTGCTGAGTGGTTCGAGACGGCTAAAGAGAAAACGAAGGAAATCGCCCACTTCATCCCGCTGAAAACGGCTGAAGCGCCGGCCGGCGGGGAAGGTGTTGGAGAAACGACGATTCCGATTCCGCCATCCGCGGACAAGGCGGATCGCGAAACGCTCCAAAAGTTGCTTGAGGAAGCGGAAGCCGCGCTAGATAATGCCGAGCAAAACATGCCATATCGAAAAGAAGTGGAGTGAAGACGGTGGGAATGGAGAAACTGGAGACGACCGAACAGTTTGACCGTATCATGCAAGAAACGCGCCGCTTTTTGTTCGTTAAACATAGCTTGACATGCCCGATCAGCCAAGCGGCGTTCCGCGAGTGCGAGAAGTTTGCCGCCGATCATCCGGAGCTGGCCGTCTATTGCTTATACGTTCAGGAGGCGCGCCCGCTTTCCAACTACATCGCAGAGCTGACGGGCGTGAAGCACGAGTCGCCGCAAGTGCTGCTGTTTGAAAACGGCCAAGTCGTCTGGCATGCGTCGCACTGGAAGATTACGTACGAGGCGTTGAACACGCATACTGCCATCGCATAACCGCCTGCCCAGCGGGCGGTTTTTTCCGGCTGTTTTACTTTACTACTTAAAAGCGTTTAATCAAAAAAGCATTTTTTTCGTGACAACCGGTTTTTCATCCATTATAATAAAGACTAATTAAAAAACTTAACCGCTCTGTTTCTGGACGGGGGAAGCGCCTTGCGCGCGGCTTGCCGGCGTCCGGTAGGCGAGGCTAGAAGAGCGAAACATCGCACGATATTTGGCGAAAGGATGGGGGAAGCATGAGCAACGAGAGATTAGATGAGCTGCGGGCGAGAGTCGATGAAATTAATTTGCAGCTGTTGAAGCTGATCAATGAACGGGGGCGTCTCGTCCAAGAGATCGGGAAAATTAAAGAAGCGCAAGGGACGCATCGCTACGACCCGGTGCGTGAGCGGAAAATGCTCGATCTTATTTCCGAGCATAACGACGGACCGTTCGAAACGTCGACGCTGCAGCACATTTTCAAGGAAATTTTTAAAGCGGCGCTTGAGCTGCAAGAGGATGACCACCGGAAAGCGCTGCTCGTCTCACGGAAAAAGCATCCGGAAAACACGATTGTCGAAGTGAAAGGCGAACGGATCGGCGACGGCAACCAATATTTCGTCATGGGGCCGTGCGCCGTCGAAAGCTACGAGCAGGTGGCTACGGTCGCTGAAGCGGTGAAAAAGCAAGGCATTAAGCTGCTGCGTGGCGGCGCATACAAACCGCGCACATCGCCGTACGACTTCCAAGGGCTCGGTGTCGAGGGGCTGAAAATTTTGAAACGGATCGCCGATGAATTTGATTTGGCGGTCATTAGCGAAATCGTCACTCCGGCGGATATTGAGACCGCCTTGGATTATATCGATGTCATCCAAATCGGGGCGCGTAACATGCAAAACTTTGAGCTGCTGAAAGCGGCCGGCCAAGTCAATAAGCCGGTTTTGCTGAAGCGCGGCTTAGCGGCGACGATCGAGGAGTTCATCAACGCTGCTGAATACATTATGTCGCAAGGCAACGGGCAAATCATTTTGTGCGAGCGCGGCATCCGCACGTACGAGCGGGCAACGCGCAATACGCTCGACATTTCGGCGGTGCCGATCTTAAAGAAAGAAACGCACTTGCCGGTGTTCGTCGATGTCACCCACTCGACCGGGCGGCGCGATCTTCTCATTCCGTGCGCCAAAGCGGCGTTGGCGATCGGCGCTGACGGCGTCATGGCCGAAGTGCACCCAGATCCGGCCGTCGCTTTGTCCGACTCCGCCCAACAAATGGATATTGCCCAATTCAACGAATTTATGGAAGAAGTGCGCGCGTTCCAACGCCAGTTCGTTCAGGCGTAAAGCCATCTCCCCTTCGGTCTTGGCCGAAGGGGATTTTTTACTGAATTGTGCAAACGTTTTTTGGGCAAACTATCCATGAACGGTTTGTGAACAAAACAGCAAAATCATTGCCATTTCGTTGCGAGTTGGCGATAATGTATCGTATGATAGTTGTACATATATATCGGAACTCTTGCAGATTACCGGATTGAGGAAAAAGGAGTGAACGGAATGACCGTAACGATTTATGATGTGGCGCGAGAGGCGAACGTCTCGATGGCGACGGTCTCGCGCGTCGTAAACGGCAACCCGAACGTCAAGCCGTCGACAAGGAAAAAAGTATTGGAAGCGATTGAGCGGCTCGGCTACCGCCCAAATGCGGTCGCGCGCGGTCTTGCCAGCAAAAAAACGACGACGGTCGGGGTGATCATCCCAGATATTTCGAGCATCTTCTTTGCCGAGCTGGCGCGCGGCATTGAAGATATTGCGACGATGTATAAATACAACATTATTTTAAGCAACTCCGACCAAAACAAAGAAAAAGAGCTGCATTTGCTCAATACGATGCTTGCCAAGCAAGTGGACGGCATTTTGTTTATGGGCGGGACGATCACCGAGGAGCACGTCGCCGAGTTTCAAAAATCGTCCGTGCCGATCGTGCTTGCGGCGACGGTGGAGCCGAACGACACGATCCCCTCGGTTAACATTGACTACGAGCAGGCCGCGTTTGAAGCGGTCACATATTTGCTCGAAAAAGGAAACCGGCGCGTGGCATATGTCACCGGTCCGACCGACGACCCGATCAACCAACGGAAACTGGCTGGCTATCGGCGTGCGCTCGAGGAGCACAGGACGCCGTACGAGGAAGAACTCGTTGTGGAAGGCGACAACTCGTATGACTCCGGCTTGGAAGCATATGAAAAAATCGCTGAGCTCGCCGAGCGGCCGAAGGCGGTCTTTGCCGGGACGGACGAAATGGCGCTCGGCATCATCCATAGCGCCCAAGACCACGGGGTGCGCGTGCCGGATGAACTTGAAGTCGTCGGCTTTGACAACACGAGGCTGGCGACGATGGTGCGGCCGCGGCTGACGACCGTCGTGCAGCCGATGTATGACATCGGCGCGGTGGCGATGCGGCTGCTGACGAAGTATATGAATAAAGAACAAGTCGACAATCATGTCGTCGTCTTGCCGCACCGGTTGGAAGTGCGCGAGTCGACAAAATAAGCAACGGGAAAAAGCGTCCGGATGGGCGCTTTTTTTTCGCCTTATGAAGCGGTGGGAAAGCCGGCGTTTTCACATTCCTTCAAGCAAAGCGGGAGGCGGCGCGAAGAGGGGGCAGCCGCTCCCTGCTTTGCCGATCAAAGACGCGAATGATCGTGCATTTGGATGGGCGGGATCAAGTGCCCGCGCGCCGCTGGCTGCGAATGAAATACAACGCCTTTTCCGTCGTCTGGGCATTTTTTTCGCTAATTTCCGCCTTGCGCGGGATCGGCGGGTACAAGTCGTCCGGATCGTCCCATTCAAGCGGCAAGGAGACCGGTGAAAGCGGTTGCCATCGCTCGCGCCAAGCGACCGGCAGCGGGCCGGAAATATCGGATTGTTCCGTCATTTCAAGCCAAAGAAGCGCCCACGCCCGCGGGACGACGCGCCAAATGTCATACCCCCCGCCGCCGACGGCGATCCAGCGGCCGCCGCAATATTCATGGGCGATTTGGTGGGCGAGCTTCGGAATGGCGCGATACGTTTTCATCGTCAACGACAAATGGGTAAGCGGGTCGTAATAATGGGCGTCCACTCCATTTTGCGTCACAATGACATCGGGACGGAAAAAGTCGGCGATTTCCCGAAGCGCCGTCGTGTAAGCGTAAAGCCATGACTCATCCTCCGTAAACGCGTCAACCGGAATGTTGAACGAATAGCCGTACCCCGCTCCGTGGCCGCGTTCGTTGACGTTTCCCGTCCCCGGAAACAAGTAGCGGCCCGTCTCATGAATCGAAAACGTGCAGACGTTTGGATCGTCATAAAACGCCCATTGCACCCCGTCGCCGTGGTGGGCGTCCGTGTCGACATATAAGACGCGCAGTCCGTATTTTTCGCGGATGTATTGAATGGCGACCGCGCTGTCATTGTAGACGCAAAAGCCGGACGCCTTGCCGCGGAACCCGTGATGCAAGCCGCCGCCAAGGTTGAGGGCATGATCGGCCTGTCCGGACAGAACGCAATCGACAGCCGTCAGCGTGCTGCCGACAAGGAGCGCGCTCGCCTCGTGCATGTTCGGGAAGATCGGCGTATCTTCGGTGCCGAGGCCGTAGTTCACCGCGGCTGTTTCGGAAAGCTCGCCGCGCCCGGCTGCCTTGACCGCCTCGATGTACGAACGGTCATGAATGAGCGCCAGCTCTTCGTCCGACGCTATGCGCGGGTGGACGATGCGGCCGTCGTCTAGGGCGTCGAGCGTCCGCAGCAAGTCGTACGTCAGCTTCACCCGCAGCTGGTTGAACGGATGATCGTCATGAAATTTATATTGAAGAAATTGCTCGCTGTAAACAAATACGCACTTTTCGCTCATGACGTAACCCCCGGCAAGTTCGGCCAGAGCACTGTATAACCGGCCTTTTTCAAATCATGGATCAAGTTGATCGGGTTCATCGTTTGGACGCGAAACACTAAAATTTTATAGTTTGGGTCGCTGGCTGGATACAAAAGGACGCTGGCGATATTGACGTGGTGCTCGGCGATGATGCTCGCCGCTTTGCCTAACATTCCCGCTTCGTTCGGCACTTTAATTTCGATTTGCGACCCGGGCTGGTGGGCGCCGGTCAGCTGAATGAGCGTGTGCAATAAATCCGTTTCAGTGATGATGCCAACGAGCTTTCCTCCGTTGACGATCGGCAAGCAGCCGATCCGGTGTTCGTAAAAGAGCGCGGCGACTTCTTCGACGAAATCGAGCGGGTGGCCGACGATGATGTCTGTTTTCATAATCGCGCTGACCGGTTTTTGCAGGTCGTCAAGATGTTCATGAAGATGGAAAATCGATGGACTGGCGTCGCGTAAATCGCGGTCCGTCACAAGGCCGACTAAACGCCCTTCCCCGTCGATGACCGGAAGATGGCGGATGCGGTGATGGCGAAGCAGCTGCAGCGCTTCGGCGATGGTGTTCGTGGCGCGGAGCGTGACCACCGATGTGTTCATGACTTGTTCAACAATCATCTTTCTCCTCTCCCCTTTGTGCATCGCACGTTTAGTACATATAGCGGTTCATAAAGCGAAGCCGGTCAAACCGTTGAATCGATTCCGGATCGACCCGTTTGCCGATGCGGACCATGAGGCAGTTCGCCGGATGGGAACAAATTTCCGGGTCGTCGGTCGCGTACCAGACGAGTCCGCCGGCGTTCATCATTTTCTCCATCACTTTCCGGTATTCCCATACGTTCAGCCCGGTCCCTTTCAAATCCCAATGCCAATAATACTCAGTGGTAATGATGATATAATCTTCCATCGCATCGTCCATCATGGAGACAATCAATAAATTTTTTCCAACGCCAAAGCCGCGAAACTCCGGGATCACTTCGATGGCGCCGAGTTCGATTAAATTGTCCATCTTCCCTTCAGACCAACGTTCAAGCGGGTCGGGATATAAAAATGTGACATAACCGACGATCGTTTCGCCGCGGCGGGCGATAATGATCCGGCCTTCCGGCAGCTTGGCGATCTCGATTAATGCTTCGTGCTGTTTAGAGGGTTGGCGAAATGAAGTTAAGTCACGGTGAAATTCGTAGCTGGCCAACGCTTCCG is part of the Geobacillus sp. 46C-IIa genome and encodes:
- a CDS encoding acetoin utilization AcuB family protein — encoded protein: MIVEQVMNTSVVTLRATNTIAEALQLLRHHRIRHLPVIDGEGRLVGLVTDRDLRDASPSIFHLHEHLDDLQKPVSAIMKTDIIVGHPLDFVEEVAALFYEHRIGCLPIVNGGKLVGIITETDLLHTLIQLTGAHQPGSQIEIKVPNEAGMLGKAASIIAEHHVNIASVLLYPASDPNYKILVFRVQTMNPINLIHDLKKAGYTVLWPNLPGVTS
- a CDS encoding GNAT family N-acetyltransferase; translation: MEHKKTYNAKELKTPNGTLLIEGPVTPEALASYEFHRDLTSFRQPSKQHEALIEIAKLPEGRIIIARRGETIVGYVTFLYPDPLERWSEGKMDNLIELGAIEVIPEFRGFGVGKNLLIVSMMDDAMEDYIIITTEYYWHWDLKGTGLNVWEYRKVMEKMMNAGGLVWYATDDPEICSHPANCLMVRIGKRVDPESIQRFDRLRFMNRYMY